One stretch of Sus scrofa isolate TJ Tabasco breed Duroc unplaced genomic scaffold, Sscrofa11.1 Contig888, whole genome shotgun sequence DNA includes these proteins:
- the LOC100517905 gene encoding olfactory receptor 52B4-like, giving the protein MTALNHTGVSHTVFYLLGIPGLEDQHLWISIPFFISYVTALLGNSLLIFIILTRRSLHEPMFLFLCMLAGADLVLSTCTVPQALAIFWFRAGEISLDRCITQLFFIHSTFISESGLLLVMAFDRYVAICYPLRYTTILTHTLIGKIGVTIVLRSYCAIFPIIFLLKRLTFCRSNVLPHTGCEHIGLAKYACNDIRVNIWYGLFVIVSTLLLDILLIFVSYMLILRAVFHMPSQDARHKALNTCGSHVSVIILFYGPGFFTTLTQRFGRHIPAHIHILMANVCVLAPPMLNPIIYGIRTKAIREQVAHLLFPKQK; this is encoded by the coding sequence ATGACTGCCTTAAACCACACTGGGGTCAGCCACACTGTCTTCTACTTGCTGGGCATCCCCGGCCTTGAGGACCAGCACCTGTGGATTTCCATCCCCTTCTTCATTTCCTACGTCACCGCCCTGCTTGGGAACAGCCTGCTCATCTTCATCATCCTCACGAGGCGCAGCCTGCATGAACCCATGTTCCTGTTCCTGTGCATGCTGGCCGGGGCCGACCTGGTCCTGTCCACCTGCACAGTCCCTCAGGCCCTGGCCATCTTCTGGTTCCGTGCTGGGGAGATCTCCCTGGATCGCTGCATCACACagctcttcttcatccattccacCTTCATCTCCGAGTCAGGCCTCTTGCTGGTGATGGCGTTTGACCGCTACGTTGCCATATGCTACCCTCTGAGATACACCACTATTCTGACACACACGCTGATTGGGAAGATCGGTGTTACCATCGTTCTGAGAAGTTATTGTGCCATTTTCCCcatcatatttcttttgaaaaggcTGACGTTCTGCCGAAGTAATGTCCTTCCACATACCGGTTGTGAACACATTGGCTTGGCCAAATATGCGTGTAATGACATTCGAGTGAACATCTGGTATGGCCTCTTTGTCATAGTGTCAACACTGCTCTTAGACATCCTGTTAATTTTTGTGTCCTACATGCTGATTCTCCGTGCTGTCTTCCACATGCCTTCCCAAGATGCTCGTCACAAAGCTCTCAACACGTGTGGCTCCCATGTTTCTGTCATCATCCTCTTTTATGGGCCTGGATTCTTCACCACCCTGACTCAGAGGTTTGGACGCCACATCCCAGCTCATATCCACATCTTGATGGCCAATGTCTGCGTGCTGGCTCCCCCGATGCTGAATCCCATCATTTATGGGATCAGGACTAAGGCAATTCGAGAGCAGGTAGCTCACCTGTTGTTCCCAAAGCAGAAATAA
- the LOC100517545 gene encoding olfactory receptor 52B4-like, translated as MLSFNRTGVSHTIFYLLGIPGLEDQHLWISIPFFISYVTALLGNSLLIFIILTRRSLHEPMFLFLCMLAGADLVLSTCTVPQALAIFWFRAGEISLNRCIAQFFITHCIFMSESGILLVMAFDRYIAICDPLRYTTILTHTLIGKIGVTIFLRSYCTIFPIIFLLKRLTFCRNNVIPHTYCEHIGLAKYACNDIRVNIWYGLFVIVSTVVLDVLLIFVSYMLILRAVFHMPSQDARHKALNTCGSHVSAIILFYGPGIFTTLTQRFGRHIPAHIHILLANVCVLAPPMLNPIIYGIKTKAIREQVAHLFFLKQK; from the coding sequence ATGCTTTCCTTTAACCGCACTGGGGTCAGCCACACCATCTTCTACTTGCTgggcatccctggccttgaggaCCAGCACCTGTGGATTTCCATCCCCTTCTTCATTTCCTACGTCACCGCCCTGCTTGGGAACAGCCTGCTCATCTTCATCATCCTCACGAGGCGCAGCCTGCATGAACCCATGTTCCTGTTCCTGTGCATGCTGGCCGGGGCCGACCTGGTCCTGTCCACCTGCACAGTCCCTCAGGCCCTGGCCATCTTCTGGTTCCGTGCTGGGGAGATCTCCCTCAATCGCTGCATCGCTCAGTTCTTCATCACACACTGCATCTTCATGTCTGAGTCAGGCATCCTGCTGGTGATGGCATTTGACCGCTACATTGCCATATGCGACCCTCTGAGATACACCACTATTCTGACACACACGCTGATTGGGAAGATCGGTGTTACCATCTTTCTGAGAAGTTATTGTACTATTTTCCCcatcatatttcttttgaaaaggcTGACATTCTGCCGAAATAATGTCATTCCACATACCTATTGTGAACACATTGGCTTGGCCAAATATGCGTGTAATGACATTCGAGTGAACATTTGGTATGGCCTCTTTGTCATAGTGTCAACGGTGGTCTTAGATGTCCTGTTAATTTTTGTGTCCTACATGCTGATTCTCCGTGCTGTCTTCCACATGCCTTCCCAGGATGCTCGTCACAAAGCTCTCAACACATGTGGTTCCCATGTTTCTGCCATCATCCTCTTTTATGGGCCTGGAATCTTCACCACCCTGACTCAGAGGTTTGGACGCCACATCCCAGCTCATATCCACATCTTGCTGGCCAATGTCTGCGTGCTGGCTCCCCCGATGCTGAATCCCATCATTTATGGGATCAAGACCAAGGCAATTCGAGAGCAGGTGGCTCACCTATTTTTCCTGAAGCAGAAATAG